The following are from one region of the Corylus avellana chromosome ca1, CavTom2PMs-1.0 genome:
- the LOC132167294 gene encoding protein EMBRYO DEFECTIVE 1674, translating to MAKTRRNRGFPTPPNPKASPKPITPTSNTTIVSSSLYKSVSLHDWWLVKAPNGKGLAVGGFASLERLGVRVFSSAAISKRHDATTLETTDGINITISGFINRSRSCQNGFPSEVCNHFLLGFPWNWEEYAIGCSGENSTGRGVPTRISASDESKVSSGDNADKTFPFSLHDFPVARVRDLLISTFEDPDYCLLTKSIYNDILGKSMGNSPMKNVQSGLNETPVNQKETKVDHKHDNEDTFFNSRDMTTEENQNVLTPSIGVSTRSMTRLKNFRMEQEERLSPNSKIKQATGKRIGGMVKTNAPMVSHPTKLFEKDKEFLVVSDKSVVRRSRRLMNPKK from the exons ATGGCGAAGACGAGAAGAAACCGGGGCTTTCCAACGCCTCCCAACCCAAAAGCATCGCCCAAACCGATAACCCCAACCTCCAACACCACAATCGTCTCCTCTTCACTCTACAAATCT GTTTCACTGCATGATTGGTGGCTGGTGAAGGCTCCCAACGGGAAGGGTTTAGCTGTAGGAGGGTTTGCTTCATTAGA GAGACTAGGAGTAAGAGTTTTTTCCTCTGCTGCAATTTCCAAGAGACACGATGCCACCACTCTTGAGACAACGGATGGCATCAACATCACAATCAGTGGCTTCATAAATAGGTCTCGGTCGTGTCAAAATGGTTTTCCATCTGAG GTATGCAATCATTTCCTGCTTGGATTTCCCTGGAACTGGGAGGAGTATGCTATTGGTTGTTCTGGTGAAAATTCTACTGGTAGAGGTGTTCCGACAAGGATTTCTGCTTCTGACGAGTCCAAAGTCTCTTCGGGTGACAATGCAGATAAaacttttccattttctttacATGATTTCCCAGTGGCTAGGGTACGTGATCTCTTAATATCCACTTTTGAAGATCCAGATTATTGTTTGCTGACAAAGAGCATTTACAATGATATATTGGGAAAGTCGATGGGGAATAGTCCAATGAAAAATGTGCAATCTGGACTAAATGAGACTCCAGTTAATCAAAAGGAGACTAAGGTTGACCATAAGCACGACAATGAGGATACTTTCTTCAATTCAAGGGATATGACAACAGAAGAAAACCAGAATGTCCTCACCCCAAGTATAGGTGTTTCGACAAGAAGCATGACTAGATTGAAGAATTTTAGAATGGAACAAGAAGAGAGACTTTCACCAAACTCAAAAATTAAGCAGGCCACTGGGAAAAGAATTGGAGGAATGGTAAAAACAAATGCTCCAATGGTGAGTCATCCAACCAAATTATTTGAAAAGGACAAGGAATTCTTAGTAGTTTCTGATAAATCTGTGGTCAGAAGATCAAGGAGGCTGATGAATCCAAAGAAATGA